A genomic window from Limnochordia bacterium includes:
- a CDS encoding phosphodiester glycosidase family protein, which yields MRRFLVALTLVCGLLIPQDPVWALDLSAIAALPFMTSSQLTVEHTPYDGIVLYRLEQATPRPLLIHIMQVDLSNGNISLDLLLGDNVLTRPRTITSMVEQQRDIVAACNSDFFYISSTQSPVGLAIKDSVIIKSDNPELKRPCFGWDNAGKGYIGYWSWHGELVIPAINQVYPIATLNDIHIPSEGLVMYNWMWGTKLPQNIVQQANLAITVLDNLVSDIQPDPLGITVNKEAIYLLAFGTTGDELREQARLGTEVLIQQSFDGPDNLQLAVCGYPMLIEDGVVQRDFPDWLNGPNPRTAVGLNKQGTTLTLVVVDGRSQVSYGLTLDQLAQLLKTIGLHSALNFDGGGSSTMVLRQPMGRAMVVNTLPGNTQRAVPVALALGSVPTTILSRADVWVSVAPRYATYSLTTFEQGSFKIVSTPESHLGSLDITQGPAFEDGTTPPAAKLTFSTSTTLRRREISLMPETPVKLPGGIKQLGVWVYSEQEASFPIEAVILDINGEPHRLVLADSIDWTGWMYIMANIPDTLQPETLTALSVVMPALTRGSLDTIYFGEVLAGVDSQRKPSTKWQIVP from the coding sequence TTGCGCAGATTTCTAGTCGCCTTGACTCTTGTGTGCGGATTATTAATTCCTCAAGATCCGGTCTGGGCTCTTGATCTTTCCGCAATTGCCGCTCTACCTTTTATGACATCTTCTCAGTTAACGGTAGAACATACCCCCTATGATGGTATCGTTCTCTATCGGCTTGAACAAGCTACCCCTCGTCCTTTGCTGATCCATATCATGCAGGTAGACCTAAGTAATGGAAATATCAGTCTGGATCTGTTACTAGGGGATAATGTCTTGACTAGACCCCGCACAATTACAAGCATGGTGGAGCAACAAAGGGATATCGTAGCCGCGTGTAATAGTGACTTCTTTTACATTTCCTCTACTCAATCTCCGGTGGGACTAGCGATCAAGGACAGCGTTATCATTAAAAGCGATAACCCTGAACTTAAACGACCATGCTTTGGCTGGGATAATGCGGGCAAGGGTTATATCGGTTATTGGTCGTGGCATGGCGAACTAGTCATTCCGGCAATTAACCAAGTGTATCCCATTGCAACATTAAATGACATTCATATTCCCTCCGAGGGGCTGGTAATGTATAACTGGATGTGGGGTACTAAACTGCCCCAAAACATTGTACAGCAGGCAAACCTAGCCATAACTGTCCTAGATAACCTAGTCAGTGATATCCAGCCGGATCCGCTTGGGATCACGGTTAATAAAGAAGCTATTTACCTGCTAGCCTTTGGTACCACCGGGGATGAGCTCCGTGAACAGGCCCGACTTGGTACCGAGGTCTTAATCCAACAATCCTTTGATGGACCAGACAATCTACAGCTAGCTGTCTGTGGATATCCCATGCTCATCGAAGATGGGGTCGTACAAAGGGACTTTCCCGATTGGCTCAATGGCCCTAACCCGAGAACTGCTGTGGGATTGAATAAACAAGGTACTACACTGACGCTCGTTGTCGTAGATGGCCGTTCCCAGGTAAGCTATGGATTGACTTTAGATCAGCTTGCGCAACTACTAAAAACAATAGGTCTTCACTCTGCCCTCAATTTTGATGGAGGCGGGTCCTCGACAATGGTACTGCGTCAACCAATGGGCCGAGCAATGGTGGTTAATACCTTACCCGGCAACACTCAACGGGCAGTTCCCGTTGCCCTCGCCCTTGGCAGCGTTCCAACAACTATCTTGAGTCGGGCTGATGTTTGGGTATCCGTTGCTCCTAGATATGCTACCTATTCCCTTACTACCTTTGAGCAAGGTTCATTTAAGATAGTCTCTACTCCGGAATCACATCTAGGGTCCTTGGATATTACCCAGGGACCTGCCTTTGAAGATGGTACAACCCCACCAGCAGCAAAACTGACCTTCAGCACATCAACTACCCTACGGCGCCGGGAGATCTCTTTAATGCCGGAGACGCCAGTCAAGTTACCGGGCGGAATAAAACAACTTGGGGTCTGGGTTTACAGTGAACAGGAAGCATCCTTCCCCATTGAGGCAGTAATACTGGATATTAATGGCGAGCCGCACCGCCTAGTCTTGGCGGATTCCATAGACTGGACTGGTTGGATGTACATCATGGCCAATATCCCTGATACGCTACAACCTGAGACACTTACGGCCCTAAGCGTAGTGATGCCCGCCTTAACCAGGGGAAGTCTTGATACTATTTACTTCGGGGAGGTGCTAGCTGGAGTTGACAGTCAGAGAAAGCCTTCCACGAAATGGCAGATTGTTCCGTAG
- a CDS encoding HIRAN domain-containing protein — MSNIAKSDGGLLISLIGAKGSLAKPFSREIFLVETHVAGTSYVDNIDDIEEKLIPGTKLHFFREPENIYDNLAIVIKDTEGNKVGYLPKETNQIIARLMDAGKLIYGVVEDKERFGKWVKITIQVYLQD, encoded by the coding sequence ATGAGTAACATTGCAAAATCCGATGGTGGACTTCTAATTAGCTTGATCGGTGCAAAGGGCAGTCTTGCCAAGCCCTTCTCCCGGGAAATATTCCTAGTTGAGACCCATGTTGCAGGGACTTCCTATGTAGATAACATCGACGATATTGAGGAAAAACTCATCCCAGGAACCAAACTCCACTTTTTCCGGGAGCCGGAGAACATCTACGATAATCTGGCTATTGTGATCAAAGACACAGAAGGGAATAAGGTGGGATATCTGCCTAAGGAAACGAATCAGATCATCGCGCGTCTAATGGATGCGGGGAAGCTTATCTATGGAGTTGTAGAAGATAAAGAGCGATTCGGCAAATGGGTTAAGATCACGATACAGGTCTATCTGCAAGACTAA
- a CDS encoding Ig-like domain-containing protein, which translates to MNGLAKEESKWWRWVLLVLVVVGVLGADDGCVSLGLPRLIGTGALEEPVGFAPGQMLHTIYTVEENGNDFWIDRMLARYGKDPAGDYLLTKGRTVYMRSHNPAVVGFGGDLAYIDGLGKGAYSITFAPSFFTEDVNDRASFPSHWRSTYNSRTGVTVTVKKFITEQNVAVTVLGFTNNTEETQRLQMTVRSPLVSTTTEGELRGEFAAPRNLTMVQTRLFGEGLVPVGQRLVGQIVLEPHQTVETKVLMGFITEEIPESKEEYEEYKAYDAHTAFSTHVNSYNRWWVDNVPYIDVPDPYIKKMAYYRWWIVRYNTCDADLPGYSYMFPTFMEGVLGYNNAITNALPWQLDEGRYLRSPIYTYGTWLTLGQTSGGGAFRDNPGSPHWGRRTGSQYVSKAGWETYKVHGGGSEILQVFAEYGEQDFYDTLRLYDRNGNYLTENQYDAWDADTTSLFYSNVQERLDSAYPYANGLAVSRMYRYLGNETKADELAEVAGKMQKALIDFLWDPESKLFLHRDISSNAFVPWKEINNYYPFTMEMVPKDDSVYREALRLWGDRSGFVIWPAYVSNVKDYHAAKAAGCGISRNFAPAPTGVTLSFLARVIKEYPSEYISVDMFKELLYWYTFALYVDGNGDYPDANEFFSDWDNGQIGYRSWIHHNFHSKYNVFLIEDIAGLTPRTDTKLELYPIDIGWDHFAIDNLRYHGVDLTIVWDRPDDGKQYYQDVPEGYSVYVNGTRSFTVDSLVHLIWDSEEGRISFLDQHAEISYNRPYPLKSALEVSCTNDRLASFFGLIGVDLSKEKMTNLALRTDGAYPKHTASCNQNRVFGAVDGSTTSEPKWTTQGSSRRQDWYQIDFGVNTVFDTVKLYFFNDQANIIPPLSYKIQYFDGEKDTWLDVFCEHKQPETPRGLLNTVTFAPVVSKRLRVLLINPEGVSVGLTEIQVFNQSGSSPTLPSVLVEEIAIEQTKASDIVFIGMPVQMQVTVSPANASNEQVRWSVIVLDGEAEIGPTGLLTGRSVGQVKVMATAMDGSGITAERIVTVSDALTVLVREASGTLDLGQLQAKDWIHLGGENQGHPALPGFSHMPTNRALGKDLITFTELGKGRIGLQDDNSVSVSWTGGTPRREYRNSLSGGVFHDRGHGWQAVIPATDSIQEVWVYAGGWRAKADLRVSLSDAKESDYLLVCDNPEGHFNKLYVIRFRATEGDQVLTITNTVDTMYDHWGNICINAIVLLD; encoded by the coding sequence GTGAACGGATTGGCCAAGGAGGAGAGTAAGTGGTGGAGATGGGTGCTTCTTGTCTTGGTTGTCGTGGGTGTATTAGGTGCTGATGACGGGTGTGTGAGTCTTGGGTTACCCCGGCTTATTGGTACTGGAGCCTTGGAAGAGCCAGTGGGATTTGCCCCAGGACAGATGCTGCATACGATTTACACCGTAGAAGAAAATGGCAATGACTTCTGGATTGATAGGATGCTAGCACGGTACGGTAAGGACCCTGCGGGGGACTATTTACTTACCAAAGGCAGGACTGTATACATGCGGTCCCATAACCCCGCTGTAGTAGGATTTGGGGGTGACCTTGCCTATATTGATGGCTTGGGGAAAGGTGCCTATTCCATCACATTCGCGCCCAGCTTCTTTACTGAAGATGTTAATGACCGGGCGAGCTTTCCGAGTCATTGGAGAAGTACATACAATAGCCGGACGGGTGTTACGGTTACCGTAAAGAAGTTTATCACCGAGCAGAACGTGGCGGTTACGGTGCTTGGGTTTACGAATAATACCGAAGAGACGCAACGGTTGCAGATGACGGTGCGCTCGCCCCTAGTATCCACAACCACGGAAGGGGAACTTAGAGGAGAGTTTGCCGCTCCGAGGAACTTGACTATGGTCCAGACAAGGCTCTTTGGGGAGGGGCTTGTGCCGGTGGGCCAGCGGTTAGTGGGACAGATAGTCTTAGAGCCCCATCAAACAGTGGAGACCAAGGTCCTTATGGGCTTTATTACTGAGGAGATCCCTGAATCCAAAGAGGAATACGAAGAATATAAGGCCTATGATGCGCATACAGCCTTTTCGACTCATGTTAACTCTTACAATCGTTGGTGGGTGGACAATGTCCCCTATATTGATGTACCGGACCCGTATATCAAGAAAATGGCCTATTACCGCTGGTGGATTGTCAGGTACAATACCTGCGATGCCGATTTACCCGGTTATAGCTATATGTTTCCAACTTTTATGGAGGGCGTTTTAGGGTATAACAATGCCATCACCAATGCGCTGCCCTGGCAATTAGATGAAGGTCGCTACCTACGTTCCCCCATTTATACCTACGGGACTTGGCTTACTCTAGGACAAACCTCGGGTGGTGGTGCCTTCAGGGACAATCCTGGAAGCCCCCATTGGGGAAGACGTACCGGTTCACAATACGTCTCCAAGGCGGGATGGGAGACCTATAAAGTCCATGGGGGTGGGTCAGAGATTCTGCAGGTGTTTGCAGAATACGGTGAGCAGGATTTCTATGACACTTTAAGACTGTACGACAGAAACGGCAATTATCTAACGGAGAACCAGTACGATGCCTGGGATGCGGATACTACTTCTCTATTCTACAGTAATGTCCAAGAACGCCTCGACAGTGCTTACCCTTATGCCAACGGCCTAGCGGTATCTAGAATGTACCGCTATTTGGGAAATGAGACGAAGGCCGATGAATTGGCAGAAGTGGCCGGGAAGATGCAAAAGGCCTTGATTGATTTCCTGTGGGACCCCGAGTCAAAGCTATTTCTGCATAGGGACATCAGCTCTAATGCCTTCGTTCCCTGGAAGGAAATCAACAACTATTATCCCTTTACCATGGAGATGGTTCCAAAGGATGACTCCGTTTACAGAGAGGCTTTAAGGCTATGGGGAGATCGGTCTGGATTTGTTATTTGGCCGGCCTATGTTAGTAATGTGAAGGATTACCACGCGGCAAAGGCTGCAGGTTGTGGTATCAGTCGTAACTTTGCACCTGCGCCTACCGGCGTAACCCTCTCTTTTCTTGCTAGGGTGATTAAGGAATATCCTTCGGAATACATCTCGGTCGATATGTTCAAGGAGCTTCTATACTGGTACACCTTTGCCTTGTACGTAGACGGTAATGGAGATTACCCAGATGCTAATGAATTTTTCAGTGACTGGGATAATGGTCAGATCGGATATCGGTCGTGGATACATCATAACTTTCATTCCAAGTACAACGTGTTTCTGATTGAAGATATCGCCGGATTAACACCCCGAACCGACACTAAACTGGAGCTATATCCTATCGATATTGGCTGGGATCATTTTGCTATAGATAACCTTAGGTACCACGGTGTCGACCTAACAATTGTATGGGATAGACCCGATGATGGAAAACAGTACTACCAGGATGTTCCCGAGGGATATTCCGTGTACGTTAATGGGACCAGGAGCTTTACGGTGGATAGCCTTGTACATCTTATCTGGGACTCAGAGGAAGGGAGAATTAGCTTTCTAGATCAACATGCCGAGATTAGCTACAATAGACCCTATCCCCTGAAAAGTGCCCTTGAGGTAAGCTGCACAAATGACAGACTGGCATCGTTCTTTGGGCTAATCGGCGTTGACCTTTCTAAAGAGAAAATGACTAATCTGGCATTACGGACCGATGGAGCCTACCCTAAGCATACGGCATCGTGTAATCAAAACCGGGTCTTCGGTGCCGTAGATGGCAGTACCACAAGTGAACCTAAATGGACCACCCAAGGCTCATCACGTAGACAAGACTGGTACCAGATTGATTTTGGTGTTAACACTGTCTTTGATACGGTAAAACTCTACTTCTTCAATGATCAGGCTAACATCATTCCTCCCCTAAGTTACAAGATTCAGTACTTTGATGGAGAGAAAGATACCTGGCTAGATGTATTCTGCGAGCATAAACAGCCGGAAACACCAAGGGGCCTTCTTAACACCGTGACTTTTGCACCGGTAGTCTCCAAAAGGCTGAGAGTGTTGCTCATAAATCCCGAGGGTGTTTCGGTTGGGCTTACTGAAATCCAGGTATTTAACCAAAGCGGTAGCAGCCCAACCTTACCAAGTGTTCTCGTAGAGGAAATCGCCATAGAGCAGACAAAAGCCTCAGATATTGTTTTTATCGGTATGCCGGTGCAGATGCAGGTGACCGTATCACCGGCTAATGCCTCCAATGAGCAAGTGAGGTGGTCTGTAATCGTTCTAGATGGAGAGGCCGAGATTGGACCTACTGGCCTACTAACAGGTAGGTCTGTGGGCCAAGTGAAAGTCATGGCGACAGCCATGGACGGCTCTGGGATCACAGCAGAACGGATAGTGACTGTTAGTGATGCCCTCACTGTCTTAGTACGGGAAGCCAGTGGAACCTTAGACCTTGGACAACTGCAAGCAAAGGATTGGATCCATTTGGGAGGAGAGAACCAAGGGCATCCTGCACTGCCCGGTTTCTCCCATATGCCGACTAACCGTGCCCTCGGCAAGGATCTAATCACCTTCACCGAGTTAGGTAAGGGGAGAATAGGCCTGCAAGACGATAATTCTGTCAGTGTGTCGTGGACGGGGGGAACGCCCCGTCGGGAGTATCGCAATTCATTAAGTGGAGGCGTCTTCCATGATCGCGGGCATGGCTGGCAAGCGGTAATACCTGCCACCGATAGTATCCAAGAGGTGTGGGTTTATGCTGGGGGCTGGCGGGCAAAGGCTGACTTAAGGGTATCGTTGAGCGACGCTAAAGAGTCGGACTATCTACTTGTCTGCGACAATCCGGAGGGACACTTCAATAAGTTGTATGTTATTCGGTTTAGGGCCACTGAAGGGGATCAGGTTTTGACCATCACCAATACCGTGGACACAATGTACGATCACTGGGGGAACATTTGTATCAATGCCATAGTACTTTTAGATTAG
- the rpsI gene encoding 30S ribosomal protein S9: MVKQYYYGTGRRKCSVARVRVIEGGGNIVVNDKDIVDYFERPVLQTIVRQPLAVTGTEGKYDVFVTVNGGGFSGQAGAVRHGLARALIDADENYRPVLKKAGYLTRDPRMKERKKYGLKKARKAPQFSKR; this comes from the coding sequence ATAGTGAAGCAATACTATTACGGTACGGGCCGCAGAAAGTGTTCTGTAGCGCGGGTACGTGTAATTGAAGGCGGCGGTAATATTGTAGTTAACGATAAGGATATTGTAGACTACTTTGAGCGCCCAGTTCTGCAGACCATTGTTCGTCAGCCATTAGCGGTTACAGGAACGGAAGGAAAGTATGACGTTTTTGTCACAGTTAACGGAGGCGGTTTCAGTGGCCAGGCAGGTGCTGTTCGCCATGGTTTGGCAAGAGCATTAATTGATGCAGATGAAAACTACCGTCCTGTTTTGAAAAAGGCGGGTTACCTTACTCGTGATCCACGGATGAAGGAACGAAAGAAGTACGGCCTGAAAAAAGCGCGGAAAGCGCCGCAGTTTTCAAAACGGTAA
- the rplM gene encoding 50S ribosomal protein L13 — MARPAEITRQWYVVDAKGKTLGRLATQVASILKGKHKVIYTPHIDVGDHVIITNAQDIVLTGNKRENKVYYRHTGYPGGLRTVTAAEVLEKNPERVVRAAVWGMLPHNRLGRQMFRKLKVYAGPEHPHQAQQPKELDI, encoded by the coding sequence ATGGCCCGACCAGCGGAAATCACAAGGCAATGGTATGTAGTGGATGCCAAAGGTAAGACCTTGGGTCGGTTAGCGACACAAGTAGCTAGTATTCTTAAGGGTAAACATAAGGTGATATATACGCCCCATATAGACGTGGGCGATCATGTAATAATCACGAATGCCCAGGATATCGTCTTGACGGGCAACAAGAGGGAAAATAAGGTATATTATAGGCATACCGGGTATCCCGGTGGTCTACGGACTGTGACTGCTGCCGAAGTGTTGGAGAAGAATCCTGAGCGGGTTGTTAGAGCAGCTGTATGGGGCATGCTTCCCCACAATCGGTTGGGCAGACAGATGTTTAGAAAGCTCAAAGTCTATGCAGGACCGGAGCATCCACATCAGGCGCAGCAACCGAAAGAGTTAGACATCTGA
- the truA gene encoding tRNA pseudouridine(38-40) synthase TruA, with amino-acid sequence MRNIAMLVEYCGSSFYGFQIQAQGPTVQGTLTDALKILTGEDVGVIGAGRTDSGVHAWGQVVNFHTTSGIPGERFSYALNRLLPPGLRIRRSWEAHPDFHACFSAVGKTYEYWVYVSTQPSALWRDRAWFLNRSLDVRLLNAALPYLTGEQDFTSFCASKSSVKTFVRRVDRLEVEERILPGDYPLVVFSITANGFLYKMVRNIIGTLVEVGLQRREPGDMEQILKAKDRKMAGATAPACGLYLKEVYYG; translated from the coding sequence ATGCGAAACATCGCGATGTTAGTTGAATACTGCGGGTCCAGTTTCTACGGGTTCCAGATTCAAGCCCAGGGACCCACGGTCCAAGGAACCCTAACCGATGCGCTTAAGATACTGACCGGGGAGGATGTCGGGGTGATCGGTGCGGGACGTACCGACTCTGGGGTTCATGCTTGGGGACAAGTGGTCAATTTCCATACCACTTCAGGAATTCCTGGGGAGCGTTTTTCCTACGCCCTAAATAGACTATTACCGCCTGGGCTTAGGATACGGAGGTCATGGGAGGCACATCCCGATTTTCATGCATGCTTTTCTGCAGTGGGAAAAACCTATGAGTACTGGGTCTATGTCAGCACCCAACCTTCTGCATTGTGGCGGGATAGAGCTTGGTTTTTGAATCGCTCCCTAGATGTGCGCTTGCTTAATGCAGCCTTACCTTACCTGACCGGGGAACAAGATTTCACCTCCTTTTGTGCCAGTAAAAGCAGTGTTAAAACCTTTGTGCGACGTGTGGATCGATTGGAGGTAGAAGAGCGGATACTGCCGGGTGATTACCCTTTGGTTGTTTTTTCAATTACGGCTAATGGTTTCTTATACAAGATGGTGCGTAACATCATTGGTACGTTAGTCGAAGTGGGATTACAACGAAGGGAGCCTGGGGATATGGAACAAATCCTCAAGGCCAAGGATCGGAAGATGGCCGGGGCCACAGCACCTGCTTGCGGTTTGTACCTCAAAGAGGTCTACTATGGGTAA
- a CDS encoding energy-coupling factor transporter transmembrane protein EcfT, giving the protein MEISEVFSFRNITLGQYIPGETIIHRLDPRAKLGAMLMIIIGLFLINNLWGYLCVAGLLLLVIMLARIPLSRIIRGLKPVLFIMLFTFVLHLFFSEGTALWHLGPLTVTKEGILRGTEMVARLILLVISASLLTLTTSPLALTDGLEMLLAPGQRIGLPAHELAMMMTIALRFIPTLMEETEKIMKAQMARGASFTEGNLVRRAKSLLPVLVPLFVSAFRRAEDLAVAMEARGYVGGEGRTRFKQLEFKWADWIALGLTLGTLGIVVIIW; this is encoded by the coding sequence ATGGAGATTAGCGAGGTTTTTAGTTTTAGAAATATAACCCTGGGACAATATATCCCGGGTGAGACAATCATTCATCGGTTAGACCCGCGAGCCAAACTTGGTGCTATGCTGATGATCATCATTGGCTTGTTCTTAATTAATAACCTGTGGGGTTACTTGTGCGTGGCTGGACTCCTTTTGTTGGTGATCATGTTAGCTCGTATTCCCTTATCCAGAATCATCCGTGGCCTGAAACCGGTACTTTTTATCATGCTTTTCACCTTCGTTTTGCACTTGTTTTTCAGTGAGGGAACTGCTTTATGGCACCTTGGGCCCTTGACGGTTACTAAAGAAGGCATTCTACGGGGGACGGAAATGGTTGCGCGACTGATTTTACTCGTGATTAGTGCCTCCTTGCTGACTCTAACCACATCTCCGTTGGCACTTACTGATGGTCTAGAAATGCTCTTGGCACCAGGTCAACGCATTGGTCTGCCAGCTCATGAACTGGCCATGATGATGACTATCGCTCTCAGGTTTATTCCGACTCTTATGGAAGAGACGGAGAAGATTATGAAAGCACAAATGGCCCGGGGTGCAAGCTTTACCGAGGGGAATCTGGTAAGAAGAGCGAAGAGCCTACTACCAGTTCTAGTTCCCCTTTTTGTAAGCGCCTTCCGTAGGGCGGAGGATTTGGCAGTAGCCATGGAAGCACGGGGGTATGTTGGAGGCGAGGGAAGGACACGGTTTAAGCAGCTCGAATTCAAGTGGGCTGACTGGATTGCCCTCGGGCTGACCCTAGGTACATTGGGGATCGTCGTGATCATCTGGTAA
- a CDS encoding energy-coupling factor transporter ATPase yields MSISLKDVNYVYDAGSERAVPALSQINLTVQRGEILGILGPTGSGKSTLIQHFNGLLKPTSGSVEVDGQGLWTKGTSLTKIRQMVGVVFQYPEHQLFEETVFADVSFGPRNLGLDESQLKERVETALQQVGLEPELWYRSPFALSGGQKRRVAIAGVLATEPSYLILDEPTAGLDPAGRRGLLKLLQTLHQTRDIGIVYVSHNMEELGMLATRLVVLHEGRIAMEGTPAEVFAQGEKIRSLGLDIPQIVDLSYRLQNLGWPINGGVFQAEECAQEILKGLDGSFGASGGGDGD; encoded by the coding sequence ATGTCAATATCGCTAAAAGATGTCAATTACGTCTATGATGCAGGTAGTGAACGGGCAGTTCCAGCTTTGTCCCAGATTAACCTTACAGTCCAGCGGGGCGAAATCCTTGGTATCCTAGGACCAACAGGCTCCGGCAAATCCACGCTAATTCAGCATTTCAACGGTCTATTAAAACCTACGTCAGGTTCTGTGGAGGTAGACGGCCAAGGGCTATGGACCAAGGGGACGAGTCTCACGAAGATTCGGCAGATGGTCGGTGTGGTCTTTCAGTACCCAGAGCACCAGCTTTTCGAGGAGACCGTTTTCGCGGATGTATCCTTTGGCCCTCGGAATTTAGGACTGGATGAGTCCCAGCTAAAAGAGAGGGTGGAGACCGCCTTACAACAGGTGGGACTAGAGCCCGAGCTTTGGTATCGTTCTCCCTTCGCATTGAGTGGGGGCCAGAAAAGACGTGTGGCCATCGCCGGTGTTCTTGCCACTGAGCCAAGCTACCTCATCCTTGATGAACCAACCGCTGGTCTTGATCCTGCCGGACGCAGGGGATTACTTAAACTACTTCAGACATTGCATCAGACCCGGGACATTGGTATAGTGTACGTATCCCATAACATGGAGGAGCTGGGTATGCTTGCCACAAGACTTGTGGTTCTCCATGAAGGACGAATTGCTATGGAAGGAACCCCAGCTGAGGTTTTTGCTCAGGGGGAAAAGATCCGAAGTCTAGGTCTAGATATTCCTCAGATTGTGGATCTAAGCTACCGATTGCAGAATCTTGGTTGGCCCATTAATGGTGGCGTGTTTCAGGCGGAAGAGTGTGCCCAGGAGATCCTAAAGGGACTGGATGGAAGTTTTGGTGCCAGCGGCGGTGGTGATGGAGATTAG
- a CDS encoding energy-coupling factor transporter ATPase, which produces MTVSHVTYAYEEHADVSVGFTPVLDDLSLNIDVGEYVAIIGSNGSGKSTLARHLNALLIPAEGEVLINGRSTKDPEAIREIRSTVGMVFQNPENQLIASTVEEDIAFGPENLGVPPEEIGRRIEESLQAVGMLDYRHRLLHELSGGQKQRIAIAGILAMRPRCLVLDEPTAMLDPGGRSDVLRIIEELNQQGITIILITHFMEEAARAERIIVLERGRIRKDDCPRKILYDTELLDSCGLASPPIVKLSHLLRHKGVSVGDVIDVEEMVNALCQYR; this is translated from the coding sequence ATCACTGTATCGCATGTTACATATGCTTATGAAGAGCATGCCGATGTCAGTGTTGGATTTACTCCTGTCTTGGATGATTTGAGTCTTAACATTGACGTCGGTGAATATGTAGCTATCATTGGTTCTAATGGTTCTGGAAAATCAACCCTTGCCCGTCATCTAAACGCACTTCTTATTCCCGCCGAGGGGGAAGTCCTGATCAATGGACGTTCAACGAAGGATCCTGAGGCGATTCGGGAAATTCGTTCCACTGTGGGCATGGTGTTCCAAAACCCCGAGAACCAGCTCATTGCCTCAACGGTGGAAGAGGATATCGCCTTTGGTCCAGAAAACCTTGGGGTACCGCCAGAGGAGATCGGAAGACGGATCGAAGAGAGTCTGCAGGCTGTGGGAATGCTAGATTACCGGCATCGTCTACTTCATGAGCTTTCCGGAGGCCAGAAACAGCGGATAGCCATCGCGGGGATTCTTGCCATGCGGCCGAGGTGTCTTGTCTTGGATGAGCCTACCGCGATGCTGGATCCGGGTGGGCGTTCCGATGTATTGAGGATCATTGAGGAACTTAACCAACAGGGAATTACCATCATTCTCATCACCCATTTCATGGAAGAGGCGGCGAGAGCCGAGCGGATCATCGTGTTGGAACGAGGAAGGATCAGAAAAGATGATTGTCCCCGGAAGATCCTGTACGACACCGAACTACTAGATAGTTGTGGGCTGGCTTCGCCCCCAATAGTTAAACTATCGCACTTATTGAGGCATAAGGGTGTTTCAGTGGGTGATGTAATCGACGTTGAAGAAATGGTGAACGCTCTATGTCAATATCGCTAA
- the rplQ gene encoding 50S ribosomal protein L17 has translation MRTGKLGRTSSHRKALFRSLAVAVILHERVETTHTKAKAVQPFIEEMITLGKRGDLSARRQAASFLQNPKAVGLLFDEIAPRFADRQGGYTRIVKTSRRRGDAAELAIIEFVEA, from the coding sequence GTGCGAACAGGAAAACTAGGACGCACGAGTAGCCATCGCAAGGCGTTGTTTCGTAGTCTTGCTGTAGCGGTGATTTTGCATGAACGGGTGGAAACGACCCATACGAAAGCCAAGGCGGTTCAACCCTTTATTGAAGAAATGATCACCTTGGGTAAGCGCGGTGATTTGAGTGCTAGACGACAGGCTGCGTCTTTCTTACAAAACCCCAAGGCGGTAGGTCTTTTGTTTGATGAGATAGCCCCCAGATTTGCTGACAGACAGGGTGGTTATACCCGGATTGTGAAAACCAGTCGAAGACGGGGCGATGCTGCCGAATTGGCGATAATTGAGTTTGTAGAGGCTTAA